A region from the Sutcliffiella horikoshii genome encodes:
- a CDS encoding protein arginine kinase → MSLEHFLNNAVSSWMKQEGPDSDIVLSSRVRLARNLEKMQFPTVSSNEEAQQIVDIMKQHFGEMKFQDLGELEFLLMEELNALEKRVLVEKHLISPQLAEDSAFGACLLSPNEEVSIMINEEDHIRIQCLFPGLQLNEALQVANSLDDWIEEKIDYAFDEKRGYLTSCPTNVGTGLRASVMMHLPALVLTQQMNRIVPAINQLGLVVRGIYGEGSEALGNIFQISNQMTLGKSEEDIVQDLMGVVQQLISQERSAREALVKTSNIQLEDRVFRSYGLLAHSRIMETKEAAKCLSNVRLGIDLGYITDISRSILNELMILTQPGFLQQYAGGPLKPNERDVRRASLIRERMRLNR, encoded by the coding sequence ATGTCTCTTGAACACTTTTTGAATAATGCGGTCAGTTCCTGGATGAAGCAGGAGGGCCCGGATTCAGATATCGTCCTTAGCAGCAGGGTAAGGCTAGCTAGAAATTTAGAAAAGATGCAGTTTCCGACAGTGTCGAGCAACGAGGAAGCGCAGCAGATTGTGGATATCATGAAACAGCATTTTGGAGAAATGAAGTTTCAGGATCTCGGGGAGCTGGAGTTTCTTCTTATGGAGGAATTGAATGCTTTAGAGAAGCGGGTGTTGGTAGAAAAGCACTTGATCAGTCCACAACTGGCGGAGGATTCGGCATTTGGAGCATGTTTGTTATCACCGAATGAAGAAGTGAGCATTATGATAAATGAGGAGGATCATATCAGGATTCAATGCTTGTTTCCCGGCCTGCAGTTGAATGAAGCGTTGCAGGTAGCCAATTCATTGGATGATTGGATAGAAGAAAAGATTGATTATGCGTTTGATGAAAAACGAGGATACTTAACGAGCTGCCCGACAAATGTGGGAACGGGGCTCCGCGCTTCGGTCATGATGCACTTGCCCGCACTGGTGCTGACGCAGCAGATGAACAGAATTGTTCCGGCAATTAATCAATTGGGATTAGTTGTTAGAGGAATTTATGGGGAAGGTAGCGAAGCTTTAGGAAACATCTTTCAAATTTCCAACCAAATGACACTCGGCAAGTCAGAAGAGGATATTGTACAGGACCTTATGGGTGTTGTGCAGCAACTTATTTCACAAGAGCGTTCTGCCAGGGAAGCATTAGTCAAAACTTCGAACATACAATTAGAAGATAGGGTATTTCGCTCATATGGATTATTGGCACACAGTCGTATCATGGAAACGAAAGAGGCGGCAAAATGTTTGTCGAATGTCCGGCTAGGTATAGATTTAGGCTATATCACCGACATTTCCAGATCAATTTTGAATGAATTAATGATATTAACTCAACCGGGCTTCTTGCAGCAATATGCTGGAGGGCCATTAAAGCCTAATGAAAGAGATGTTCGCAGGGCCAGCTTGATTCGGGAAAGAATGCGATTAAATAGATAA
- the clpC gene encoding ATP-dependent protease ATP-binding subunit ClpC, which translates to MMFGRFTERAQKVLALAQEEALRLSHNNIGTEHILLGLVREGEGIAAKALIALGLGPEKIQKEVENLIGRGQDSGQSIPHYTPRAKKVIELSMDEARKLGHSYVGTEHVLLGLIREGEGVAARVLNNLGVSLNKARQQVLQLLGSNESSGGHQGGASANVNTPTLDSLARDLTAVAREGSLDPVIGRSKEIQRVIEVLSRRTKNNPVLIGEPGVGKTAIAEGLAQQIVSNEVPEILRDKRVMTLDMGTVVAGTKYRGEFEDRLKKVMDEIRQAGNIILFIDELHTLIGAGGAEGAIDASNILKPSLARGELQCIGATTLDEYRKYIEKDAALERRFQPITVDEPTAAESIQILTGLRDRYEAHHRVSITDEAIEQAVKLSDRYISDRFLPDKAIDLIDEAGSKVRLRSFTTPPNLKELEVKLESVRNEKDAAVQSQEFEKAASLRDTEQRLREQLEETKKTWKEKQGQENSEVTVEDIAMVVSSWTGIPVSKLAQTETDKLLNMESLLHSRVIGQDEAVKAVSKAVRRARAGLKDPKRPIGSFIFLGPTGVGKTELARALAESIFGDEDAMIRIDMSEYMEKHSTSRLVGSPPGYVGYDEGGQLTEKVRRKPYSVILLDEIEKAHPDVFNILLQVLEDGRLTDSKGRTVDFRNTLVIMTSNVGADALKRNKYVGFNVQDENQNYKDMKGKVMEELKKAFRPEFLNRVDEMIVFHSLEKTHLKEIVTLLSEQLTKRLKEQDIDLELTEAAKEKISEEGYDPEYGARPLRRAIQKHVEDKLSEELLKGNIEKGKKISLDVVDGEFVVRDVEIVK; encoded by the coding sequence ATGATGTTTGGTCGATTTACAGAAAGAGCTCAAAAAGTATTGGCATTGGCACAGGAAGAGGCATTGCGCCTAAGCCATAATAATATTGGAACAGAGCATATCCTGCTTGGACTGGTCAGAGAAGGGGAAGGGATTGCTGCAAAAGCATTGATCGCCCTTGGCTTAGGACCGGAAAAAATACAAAAAGAAGTAGAAAACCTCATTGGCAGAGGACAGGACAGTGGTCAGTCGATTCCTCACTACACGCCAAGAGCGAAGAAGGTAATCGAGCTATCCATGGATGAAGCGCGTAAACTTGGTCATTCCTATGTAGGAACAGAGCATGTATTGCTTGGCCTGATCCGTGAGGGAGAAGGGGTTGCGGCACGCGTATTGAACAACTTGGGAGTGAGCTTGAACAAGGCGCGCCAGCAGGTGTTACAACTGCTTGGAAGCAACGAGTCTTCCGGAGGACATCAGGGTGGTGCTTCTGCTAATGTGAACACGCCTACCCTTGATAGCCTGGCAAGGGACCTGACTGCGGTAGCACGGGAAGGCAGCTTGGATCCAGTTATCGGACGAAGCAAAGAAATTCAGCGTGTGATAGAAGTACTTAGCCGCAGAACGAAAAACAACCCTGTATTGATCGGGGAGCCTGGTGTAGGTAAAACGGCCATTGCTGAAGGACTTGCACAGCAAATCGTGAGCAATGAAGTTCCGGAAATCCTTCGAGATAAACGCGTGATGACACTCGACATGGGTACGGTTGTTGCTGGTACAAAATATCGTGGAGAGTTTGAGGACCGCTTGAAGAAGGTGATGGATGAGATCCGTCAAGCTGGTAACATCATTCTTTTCATTGACGAACTTCATACATTGATCGGTGCCGGTGGAGCGGAGGGTGCCATTGACGCATCCAACATCTTAAAACCATCCTTAGCGCGTGGAGAGTTGCAATGTATCGGTGCAACAACGCTTGATGAGTACCGTAAATATATCGAAAAAGATGCAGCACTTGAGCGCAGATTCCAGCCGATCACAGTAGATGAGCCGACAGCAGCTGAGTCCATTCAAATTCTGACAGGACTGCGCGACCGTTATGAAGCGCATCATCGTGTATCCATCACAGATGAAGCGATTGAGCAGGCGGTTAAACTTTCCGACCGTTACATTTCTGACCGCTTCCTGCCGGATAAAGCGATCGACTTGATTGATGAGGCAGGCTCAAAAGTACGTCTTCGTTCCTTCACCACTCCTCCTAACTTGAAGGAGTTAGAAGTGAAGCTGGAATCTGTTCGAAACGAAAAGGATGCTGCCGTGCAGAGCCAGGAGTTTGAAAAAGCTGCCTCTTTAAGAGATACAGAGCAGCGTCTTCGTGAACAACTAGAAGAAACGAAGAAAACGTGGAAAGAAAAGCAGGGACAAGAGAATTCTGAGGTGACAGTGGAAGATATTGCGATGGTTGTATCCAGCTGGACGGGAATTCCAGTATCAAAACTTGCACAAACAGAAACAGATAAACTGTTAAACATGGAATCTTTATTGCACTCCCGTGTTATCGGGCAGGATGAAGCGGTTAAAGCTGTATCGAAAGCCGTTCGCCGTGCACGTGCCGGCTTGAAAGATCCAAAGCGTCCGATTGGTTCCTTCATATTCCTTGGACCAACTGGGGTAGGTAAAACGGAGCTTGCAAGAGCACTGGCGGAATCTATCTTCGGTGATGAGGATGCAATGATCCGTATTGATATGTCCGAATACATGGAGAAGCATTCGACTTCCCGTCTTGTTGGTTCCCCTCCAGGATATGTCGGGTATGATGAGGGCGGCCAGTTGACGGAGAAAGTTCGCCGCAAACCGTATTCTGTTATTCTTTTAGACGAAATTGAAAAAGCACATCCTGATGTGTTTAATATTCTTTTACAAGTGTTAGAGGATGGCCGTCTGACAGATTCGAAAGGTCGTACAGTGGACTTCCGCAACACGCTTGTCATTATGACATCAAATGTTGGGGCAGACGCATTGAAGCGCAACAAATATGTCGGCTTTAATGTTCAGGATGAGAACCAGAACTATAAAGACATGAAAGGGAAAGTGATGGAAGAGCTGAAAAAGGCGTTCCGTCCGGAGTTCCTGAACCGTGTCGATGAAATGATTGTGTTCCACTCTTTAGAGAAAACACACTTAAAAGAAATCGTGACTCTGCTTTCCGAGCAGTTAACGAAACGTCTGAAAGAGCAGGATATCGATCTGGAGCTGACAGAAGCTGCGAAAGAGAAGATTTCAGAAGAAGGCTACGATCCGGAATACGGTGCAAGACCGTTACGCCGTGCCATCCAAAAGCATGTGGAGGATAAGCTTTCAGAAGAGCTGTTAAAAGGTAATATCGAGAAAGGCAAGAAAATCTCCTTGGATGTTGTAGACGGGGAATTTGTTGTCCGTGATGTGGAAATAGTAAAATAA
- the radA gene encoding DNA repair protein RadA, translating into MAKRKTKFMCKECGYESPKWMGKCPGCNAWNTMVEELEESRTPRRGGFTTTSSTLARKAESITKVENIKQSRIYTDMEECNRVLGGGLVQGSLVLIGGDPGIGKSTLLLQVCCQLALKKHRVLYISGEESVQQTKLRADRLGVQAEELFVLSETDFELVAKAVDDVQPTLLVVDSIQTVYHPAVTSAPGSVSQVRECTAELMRIAKTKNIAVFIVGHVTKEGSIAGPRLLEHMVDTVLYFEGERHHTYRILRSVKNRFGSTNEIGIFEMKEEGLTEVKNPSEIFLEERSKGAAGSTVVASMEGTRPVLVEIQALISPTGYGNPRRMATGIDHNRVSLIMAVLEKRVGLLLQNQDAYLKVAGGVKLDEPAIDLAVAVSIASSFRNQTSEPTDVVIGEVGLTGEIRRVSRIEQRVQEAAKLGFKRVIIPAKNLGGWTIPKEVNVIGVNTIEQALQYTLGG; encoded by the coding sequence ATGGCAAAGCGTAAGACAAAGTTTATGTGTAAGGAATGCGGGTATGAGTCACCTAAGTGGATGGGGAAGTGTCCCGGGTGCAACGCGTGGAATACAATGGTGGAGGAACTAGAAGAGTCCAGAACGCCGAGGCGCGGTGGTTTTACGACCACTTCCTCAACATTGGCAAGAAAAGCAGAATCCATCACGAAAGTGGAGAATATTAAACAGTCAAGGATTTATACAGATATGGAAGAGTGCAATAGAGTGCTTGGAGGCGGATTAGTCCAAGGGTCGCTTGTACTGATCGGGGGAGACCCTGGCATCGGAAAGTCGACTTTATTGCTGCAGGTATGCTGTCAATTGGCATTAAAAAAACATCGTGTCCTATACATATCCGGGGAAGAATCTGTTCAACAGACAAAGCTGCGGGCAGATCGTTTAGGAGTACAGGCAGAAGAGTTGTTTGTTTTGTCAGAAACGGACTTTGAGCTTGTTGCAAAAGCGGTGGACGATGTACAGCCGACCTTGCTTGTTGTCGATTCCATTCAAACGGTTTACCACCCTGCTGTTACCTCCGCTCCAGGGAGTGTGTCGCAGGTCAGGGAGTGTACGGCTGAACTGATGAGGATTGCAAAGACAAAGAATATTGCCGTCTTCATCGTAGGGCATGTCACTAAAGAAGGATCTATCGCAGGACCGCGTCTTCTCGAACATATGGTAGACACGGTGTTATATTTTGAAGGAGAAAGACACCATACTTATCGTATTTTGCGTTCGGTGAAAAATAGATTCGGTTCGACGAATGAGATTGGTATTTTTGAAATGAAAGAAGAGGGTTTGACGGAAGTAAAGAACCCCTCAGAAATCTTTTTAGAAGAACGGTCAAAAGGAGCTGCAGGTTCCACAGTTGTAGCATCCATGGAAGGTACAAGGCCCGTATTGGTGGAAATCCAGGCATTGATCTCTCCAACAGGTTATGGAAATCCAAGAAGAATGGCGACAGGAATCGATCACAACAGGGTATCGCTTATTATGGCGGTACTTGAAAAAAGAGTCGGGCTGTTGCTTCAAAACCAGGATGCCTACTTGAAAGTGGCAGGAGGGGTAAAACTCGATGAACCGGCCATCGACCTCGCAGTAGCGGTCAGCATTGCTTCCAGCTTCCGCAATCAAACTTCTGAACCTACAGATGTGGTGATTGGCGAAGTAGGACTGACAGGTGAAATCAGACGGGTATCACGTATTGAACAACGCGTTCAAGAAGCGGCAAAGCTTGGATTCAAACGAGTGATCATACCGGCGAAAAACCTGGGAGGTTGGACCATACCGAAAGAGGTTAATGTCATTGGCGTTAACACCATCGAGCAGGCTCTTCAATATACTCTAGGGGGATAG
- the disA gene encoding DNA integrity scanning diadenylate cyclase DisA — protein MEEQRQKEKIMADTLQFIAPGTPIREGINNILRSQTGGLVVVGFNDKVKDMVDGGFSINCPFSPAYVYELAKMDGAIILNEKGTKILYANAQLTPNPTIISTETGMRHRTAERVAKQTGCLVVAISQRRNVITLYKGDFRYALRDIGVIFTKANQAIQTLEKYKTVLDQGITNLGALEFEEQVSLSELLQVIHRIEMVLRIKNEILSYINELGTEGRLIRLQMTELLAHIEEEAILLIKDYCIDKEMDAFMILRRLQELANTDLLDDAVILKMLGYSGFMNPDEIVLPRGYRVLHKIPRLPPLVIENLICRFWNLKQILNATVEELDDVDGIGEVRARKIKEGLKRIQDQLQIDRQM, from the coding sequence ATGGAAGAACAACGGCAGAAAGAAAAAATAATGGCAGATACGTTACAGTTTATTGCTCCCGGAACACCTATTCGGGAAGGGATCAACAATATTCTTCGTTCCCAAACCGGCGGACTTGTGGTCGTGGGATTCAATGATAAAGTGAAAGATATGGTAGATGGCGGTTTTTCGATCAATTGTCCATTCAGCCCTGCCTACGTATATGAATTGGCCAAAATGGATGGTGCCATCATCTTGAATGAAAAAGGGACGAAAATACTCTATGCCAATGCGCAATTAACACCCAATCCCACGATCATTTCCACTGAAACAGGAATGAGGCACCGAACAGCAGAACGTGTGGCGAAGCAGACGGGCTGTCTTGTTGTCGCCATATCTCAGCGCCGTAATGTCATTACCTTGTATAAAGGCGACTTCCGTTATGCGTTGCGTGATATCGGGGTTATTTTTACAAAAGCAAATCAGGCGATTCAAACATTGGAAAAATATAAAACCGTACTAGATCAAGGGATTACCAATCTTGGTGCTTTAGAATTTGAAGAACAGGTATCATTATCGGAACTTTTACAGGTGATACACCGTATAGAAATGGTACTACGAATTAAAAATGAAATACTAAGCTATATCAATGAACTTGGAACGGAAGGCAGACTAATTCGACTGCAAATGACGGAACTCCTTGCCCACATTGAAGAAGAGGCCATTCTCCTCATCAAAGATTATTGCATTGATAAAGAGATGGATGCGTTCATGATTCTAAGACGATTGCAGGAGTTGGCAAATACCGACCTATTAGATGATGCAGTTATTTTAAAGATGCTTGGGTATTCAGGGTTTATGAATCCGGACGAAATCGTCCTGCCAAGAGGTTATAGAGTATTGCATAAGATTCCGAGACTTCCACCGCTTGTCATCGAAAACCTTATCTGCAGGTTCTGGAATTTAAAGCAGATTCTGAACGCTACAGTGGAGGAACTAGATGATGTGGATGGGATTGGTGAGGTACGAGCCCGTAAAATCAAAGAGGGATTGAAACGAATACAAGATCAACTACAAATAGACCGACAAATGTAA
- a CDS encoding PIN/TRAM domain-containing protein → MLRRTVQLFFLILGGTLGIFFIPELFSLLNLGDIPFLTKPYTVAILGAIIFFILTFWLVDYVVGFIKWIEESLVKAPVTDVLFGSLGLIFGLIVAYLAVIPLERIPFVSAIFPIFITILLGYLGFQVGFKKRDELVNLFSISSKFGKKKSVEDDELDLSSKKLKILDTSVIIDGRVADICQTGFLEGTIVIPRFVLEELQHIADSSDVLKRNRGRRGLDILNRIQKELAIKVEIYEGNFEDIQEVDSKLVKLAKLTSGVVVTNDFNLNKVCELQSVEVLNINDLANAVKPVVLPGEELTVQVIKDGKEHNQGVAYLDDGTMIVVEEGRDYIGKHIQVLVTSVLQTSAGRMIFAKPKQLERAAL, encoded by the coding sequence ATGTTAAGGCGTACGGTTCAACTGTTCTTTTTAATTCTTGGCGGAACATTGGGGATCTTTTTTATTCCCGAGCTGTTTTCACTCTTGAATCTAGGGGATATCCCTTTTCTTACTAAGCCTTATACTGTTGCTATTTTAGGAGCAATTATATTTTTTATCCTTACTTTTTGGTTAGTGGATTATGTTGTAGGATTCATTAAATGGATTGAGGAATCTTTAGTGAAAGCGCCTGTTACCGATGTGTTATTTGGTAGTTTAGGACTGATTTTTGGACTTATTGTCGCTTATCTGGCAGTTATTCCTTTAGAGAGAATCCCATTTGTCAGCGCCATATTCCCTATTTTCATTACCATTCTATTAGGATATCTTGGTTTTCAAGTAGGCTTTAAAAAACGAGACGAATTGGTGAATTTATTTTCGATCTCCTCAAAATTCGGTAAGAAAAAATCAGTAGAAGATGACGAGTTGGATTTATCTTCAAAGAAGCTGAAAATCTTGGATACGAGCGTTATTATTGACGGCAGGGTTGCAGATATTTGCCAAACCGGCTTTCTGGAAGGGACCATCGTCATTCCGCGATTTGTTCTGGAAGAGCTTCAGCATATCGCCGATTCTTCTGATGTATTAAAACGAAATCGTGGTCGACGTGGGTTGGATATCCTAAACAGGATCCAAAAAGAATTAGCGATAAAAGTAGAGATATATGAAGGCAATTTTGAAGATATCCAGGAAGTGGATTCAAAGCTTGTGAAGCTGGCAAAATTGACCTCTGGTGTAGTCGTTACCAATGACTTTAACTTAAATAAAGTATGTGAGCTTCAAAGTGTGGAAGTGCTGAATATAAACGATCTTGCCAATGCAGTAAAGCCGGTCGTCCTTCCTGGTGAAGAGCTTACGGTACAAGTCATCAAAGACGGTAAAGAACATAATCAAGGTGTCGCGTACCTTGATGACGGTACCATGATTGTCGTGGAAGAAGGCCGTGATTATATCGGCAAGCACATTCAGGTATTAGTCACAAGTGTGCTTCAGACATCTGCCGGACGAATGATCTTTGCCAAGCCCAAACAACTAGAACGGGCAGCGTTATAA
- the ispD gene encoding 2-C-methyl-D-erythritol 4-phosphate cytidylyltransferase, with amino-acid sequence MNYQVIVLAAGQGKRMKAGKNKQFIELEGKPVIIHTLSVFEADPWCSEIKLVINEKEKDIFKELLHQYPVQKIKEMVIGGEERQDSVYNGLTSFQSAEIVLVHDGARPFISQEVIHHLVEKASKEGAAIVGVPVKDTIKRVSKAGVVEETVERSSLWSIQTPQAFRYPVLKEAHEKAKTENYLGTDEASLVERIQVPVHIVEGEYENFKLTTPEDLILAKAFLQK; translated from the coding sequence ATGAACTATCAAGTAATCGTACTAGCAGCAGGACAGGGGAAACGGATGAAGGCAGGAAAAAACAAGCAGTTCATCGAGCTTGAGGGGAAACCTGTCATCATACATACCCTCTCCGTCTTTGAAGCGGATCCTTGGTGCAGTGAAATCAAACTAGTCATCAATGAAAAAGAAAAAGATATATTCAAAGAACTTTTACACCAATATCCAGTACAAAAAATAAAAGAAATGGTCATTGGTGGAGAAGAGCGGCAAGATAGCGTGTATAATGGGCTTACATCGTTTCAATCAGCAGAAATTGTACTGGTTCATGATGGAGCAAGGCCTTTTATTTCACAGGAAGTCATTCACCATCTAGTGGAAAAAGCGTCCAAAGAAGGGGCAGCTATTGTAGGGGTGCCTGTTAAAGATACAATTAAACGCGTCAGCAAGGCGGGAGTGGTGGAAGAAACGGTGGAACGGTCCAGCTTATGGTCCATTCAAACACCACAAGCTTTTCGTTATCCGGTCCTTAAAGAAGCCCATGAAAAAGCAAAAACAGAGAACTACTTAGGAACCGACGAAGCAAGTCTCGTAGAACGAATTCAAGTGCCGGTACACATCGTAGAAGGCGAATACGAAAACTTCAAACTAACCACACCCGAAGACCTAATCCTTGCAAAAGCTTTTTTACAAAAATAA
- the ispF gene encoding 2-C-methyl-D-erythritol 2,4-cyclodiphosphate synthase: protein MFRIGQGFDVHQFAEGRPLIIGGITIPYEKGLLGHSDADVLLHTISDACLGAIGEGDIGKHFPDTDPAFKNADSAVLMEQVWAIVKEKGYTLGNVDCTIIAQKPKMAPHIEPMRKRIAELLEADVEQVNVKATTTEKLGFTGREEGIAAQAAVLLLKK, encoded by the coding sequence ATGTTTCGAATTGGACAAGGTTTTGACGTACATCAGTTTGCAGAAGGCAGACCACTAATAATCGGAGGCATCACCATCCCTTACGAAAAAGGACTACTCGGACACTCTGATGCCGACGTACTTTTACATACAATCTCTGACGCTTGCTTAGGCGCAATTGGAGAAGGGGATATCGGGAAACACTTCCCGGACACAGACCCAGCATTTAAAAATGCAGATTCCGCTGTTTTAATGGAACAAGTATGGGCAATAGTAAAAGAAAAAGGCTATACACTGGGGAACGTGGACTGTACCATCATTGCACAAAAACCAAAAATGGCTCCCCATATCGAACCGATGCGTAAAAGAATTGCCGAATTGCTAGAAGCGGACGTGGAACAGGTCAATGTAAAAGCCACCACCACCGAAAAACTCGGCTTCACCGGCAGAGAAGAAGGAATAGCCGCCCAAGCAGCCGTCCTATTACTAAAGAAATAG
- the gltX gene encoding glutamate--tRNA ligase, with the protein MTVRVRYAPSPTGHLHIGNARTALFNYLFARSQNGKFIIRIEDTDKKRNIAGGEESQLKYLKWLGMDWDESVDVGGEYGPYRQSDRNDIYTKYYNELLEKGLAYKCYCTEEELEAEREEQIARGENPNYSGKHSNLTEEEQKAFKAEGREPSIRFRVPKGKEIKFHDMVKGDVSFESDGIGDFVIVKKDGTPTYNFAVAVDDYLMQISHVLRGDDHISNTPKQIMIFEALGWDVPVFGHMTLIVNESRKKLSKRDESIIQFIEQYEELGYLPEALFNFIALLGWSPVGEEEVFSKEQFIEIFDTARLSKSPAVFDTNKLTWMNNQYIKTMDLDRLVDISLPHLVKAGRLEESMTEDQKAWAKELIGLYQEQMSFGAEIVELTEMFFQTHIEYDEEAKAVLAEEQVPEVMVAFHKELEEMEDFSVDNIKAATKAVQKATGHKGKKLFMPIRVATTGQTHGRDLPQTIHLLGKKTVLARLSKLIG; encoded by the coding sequence ATGACAGTTCGTGTACGATATGCCCCAAGTCCAACAGGGCACTTACATATAGGAAATGCCAGAACCGCACTATTCAACTACCTGTTTGCACGCAGCCAAAACGGGAAATTCATTATCCGCATCGAAGATACAGACAAAAAGCGCAATATCGCAGGCGGAGAAGAAAGCCAGCTGAAATATTTGAAGTGGCTTGGCATGGACTGGGATGAAAGCGTCGATGTAGGTGGCGAATATGGTCCATACCGCCAATCAGATCGTAATGATATCTACACAAAATACTATAATGAGCTTTTGGAAAAAGGGCTTGCCTATAAATGTTATTGCACGGAAGAGGAACTGGAAGCGGAGCGCGAGGAACAGATTGCCCGTGGAGAGAACCCTAATTACTCCGGCAAGCACAGCAACTTAACCGAAGAAGAACAAAAAGCCTTTAAAGCAGAAGGAAGAGAACCAAGCATTCGCTTCCGCGTACCGAAAGGAAAAGAAATTAAGTTTCATGACATGGTAAAAGGAGACGTATCCTTTGAATCCGACGGCATTGGTGACTTTGTTATCGTGAAAAAGGACGGAACACCTACTTACAATTTCGCAGTGGCAGTTGATGATTACCTTATGCAGATTTCCCACGTCCTTCGTGGAGATGATCATATTTCGAACACGCCAAAACAAATCATGATCTTTGAAGCATTAGGCTGGGATGTTCCTGTGTTCGGTCACATGACATTGATTGTAAACGAAAGCCGCAAGAAATTAAGTAAACGTGATGAGTCCATCATCCAGTTTATTGAGCAATATGAGGAGCTTGGCTATCTGCCTGAAGCTTTGTTCAACTTTATTGCCTTACTTGGCTGGTCTCCAGTCGGCGAAGAAGAAGTCTTCTCCAAGGAGCAATTTATTGAAATCTTTGATACAGCACGTTTATCCAAATCACCAGCTGTATTTGATACAAACAAATTAACATGGATGAACAACCAATACATCAAAACAATGGACCTGGATCGACTTGTTGACATCTCCTTGCCGCACCTAGTAAAAGCAGGTCGTCTGGAAGAGTCGATGACAGAAGATCAGAAGGCTTGGGCAAAAGAACTTATCGGGCTTTACCAAGAGCAGATGAGCTTCGGAGCGGAAATTGTGGAGCTGACAGAAATGTTCTTCCAAACGCATATTGAATACGATGAAGAAGCAAAAGCTGTCCTGGCTGAAGAACAAGTACCGGAAGTAATGGTTGCCTTCCATAAGGAATTGGAAGAGATGGAGGACTTCTCTGTAGACAACATCAAAGCTGCAACGAAAGCTGTTCAAAAAGCAACTGGTCATAAAGGGAAAAAGCTGTTCATGCCAATCCGCGTGGCAACAACTGGCCAAACACACGGTCGTGACCTGCCGCAAACGATTCACCTATTAGGAAAAAAAACAGTTTTAGCGAGGTTGTCGAAGCTAATCGGTTAA
- the cysE gene encoding serine O-acetyltransferase: MEKRKEVHSMFRKLKEDIEVVFEQDPAARNYFEVILTYSGLHAVWAHRIAHAFFKRKMFFIARVISQVSRFFTGIEIHPGAKIGRRFFIDHGMGVVIGETCEIGNNVTVFQGVTLGGTGKEKGKRHPTIQDNALIATGAKVLGSITIGENSKVGAGSVVLKDVPANSTVVGIPGKIVIQDGVKVKRDLNHHEMPDPTGDRFVELEKQIARLQNELLLLKERKKIDDHSSF; encoded by the coding sequence TTGGAAAAAAGAAAGGAGGTTCACTCCATGTTTCGCAAACTAAAGGAAGACATTGAAGTGGTATTTGAACAAGATCCCGCTGCAAGAAATTATTTCGAAGTAATCCTAACCTACTCGGGTCTCCATGCCGTATGGGCCCACCGGATTGCGCACGCTTTTTTTAAACGGAAAATGTTCTTCATCGCAAGAGTCATCTCCCAAGTGAGCCGGTTTTTCACCGGAATAGAAATCCACCCAGGTGCCAAAATCGGCCGCAGATTTTTTATTGACCACGGAATGGGAGTTGTCATAGGAGAAACATGTGAAATTGGGAATAATGTTACTGTCTTCCAAGGAGTAACCCTCGGCGGTACCGGAAAAGAAAAAGGAAAACGCCACCCAACCATTCAAGACAACGCATTGATTGCAACGGGCGCCAAAGTATTGGGTTCCATCACAATCGGTGAAAACTCTAAAGTTGGAGCGGGATCTGTAGTCTTAAAAGATGTACCTGCCAACTCCACTGTTGTCGGCATTCCGGGGAAGATCGTCATTCAGGATGGAGTGAAGGTGAAAAGGGATTTAAATCATCACGAAATGCCAGATCCGACAGGTGACAGGTTTGTGGAATTGGAAAAACAAATTGCCCGCCTGCAAAATGAACTGCTACTTTTAAAAGAGAGGAAGAAAATAGATGACCATTCATCTTTTTAA